From the Brachyspira intermedia PWS/A genome, the window AATTAGTGAAAGACATAGACATAGATATGAATTTAATAATGAATATATAGATGTAATGGAGAAAGCTGGATTTGTTGTAACAGGACGCATGAAAAATGCGGATTTGGTTGAGATTGTAGAATTGAAAGATCATCCTTTTATGATAGGAGTTCAATTCCACCCAGAATTAAAATCAAGAATCACTAATCCTCATCCTTTATTTGTAGGATTTGTAGAGGCTGCTAAAAAATTAAAAGCATGATTATTTATTGTTGCTTAATATCGAATATTTTTACAAAAAAATCTTTTTTGTTGCTGCAGCAACAGATTTTTATATATATAAGTTAGATAATAGTAACAAAACAATCAAGGTTTTATATATGGGGAATTATATTAATAATATAGATTATAAAAAAGTAGTTGCTTTAAAAGATTTAGTAACAATTAAAGATATATCTATGCTTTCATTAGTTGATAGAAAAAGTTTAGCTATGAATATAATATCAGCTGATAAAAGCAAAGAAATTTCTACACATACAAGCACAGGAGATGTTTTAGTTACAGTAATTGAAGGAAAGGCGGAAATAATAGTTGATGGAACTTCATATGAAACGTCATCTGGAGAATCTATATTAATTCCTGCTAATGTTCCTCATTCATTGAAGGCTATAGAAGCATTCAAGATATTAGTTATACAAGTGAAATCCGAGTAACCCTAAATAAATTCATAATTATGGTATGGGATTATTTCTTGTCCCATACCATCTTTATATAATGTAAAAATATTATAAATACTTATTTAAAATTTAATGAAAATAATATATATTATTAGATATATATTTTTTATAGGATTTATATTATGGGAAAAGTGAAAAATGTTTTTACTATGGCAACTTTATATCTTATTAAGAATTTACTAAATTTTTCTTCAAGATTACTGCCAGTATTTATAATTATAGTATCTTTACTAAAAATATCAAAAGTATTGATTGATTTAAGCTGGTATTTTGTTCTAGTA encodes:
- a CDS encoding cupin domain-containing protein; the protein is MGNYINNIDYKKVVALKDLVTIKDISMLSLVDRKSLAMNIISADKSKEISTHTSTGDVLVTVIEGKAEIIVDGTSYETSSGESILIPANVPHSLKAIEAFKILVIQVKSE